The Musa acuminata AAA Group cultivar baxijiao chromosome BXJ2-5, Cavendish_Baxijiao_AAA, whole genome shotgun sequence genomic interval CGGCGAGCACGCCTAGCTTCTCCGATCTTCTGCGCCAGCTCAACGCCATCGACGATAAGAGGGAAGAGAGGATGAGGAATTGGCGGAGCAGCAGCCGAGGCGGGAAAAGAGTGGAGGAGAGCGTGGTGGTGGTGAAGGAGACGGTGGATCCGCTGGGTGAATTCCGGAGGTCGATGCTGCATATGATCGTCGAGAAGGAAATCATGGACGGTGCGGAGTTGAGAGCGTTGCTCCGCCGGTTTCTTGCGCTCAATTCGCCGCGCCACCACGGCATGATCCTTCGTGCATTCGCAGAGATATGGGAAGAGGTGTTCTCCGGCTACGACCGAACCCCCGACCTCCTCCTCCGTAGGAGCCATTCCAGGCTTCCACCTCGTCTGCACTTGTGAGAAGCTGCAGCATCGCCATTCAATGGCGACGCATTATGTACATCTCTTCTCCTCTATCCTTGTCGATGCTGTAGA includes:
- the LOC103985688 gene encoding transcription repressor OFP8-like, which produces MSSSVQQKRRSSSSFLALGCVCTDSTSVSVSSSFGSRSNMTLRSPRSIKELSSADTLTMTSASSSSSYAEHPEPKTERSASTPSFSDLLRQLNAIDDKREERMRNWRSSSRGGKRVEESVVVVKETVDPLGEFRRSMLHMIVEKEIMDGAELRALLRRFLALNSPRHHGMILRAFAEIWEEVFSGYDRTPDLLLRRSHSRLPPRLHL